A part of Corvus hawaiiensis isolate bCorHaw1 chromosome 25, bCorHaw1.pri.cur, whole genome shotgun sequence genomic DNA contains:
- the CHEK1 gene encoding serine/threonine-protein kinase Chk1 → MAVPFVEDWDLVQTLGEGAYGEVQLAVNRRTEEAVAVKIVDMKRAAECPENIKKEICINKMLNHENVVRFYGHRREGATQYLFLEYCRGGELFDRIEPDVGMPEPEAQRFFQQLIAGVVYLHSIGITHRDLKPENLLLDERDNLKISDFGLATVFRHNGRERLLNKMCGTLPYVAPELLRRPEFRAEPVDVWACGVVLTAMLAGELPWDQPSDSCQEYSDWKERKTYLPPWKKIDSAPLALLHKILTESPTARITIPDIQKDRWYSRPLKKDAKRARLSSGGVADSPGGFSKHIRSDTDFSPVKGVLGEDKASYSTSQPEPGTGGMPWESGAGSIDQLVQGFSFSQPACPEHMLVNSQLLGTPGSSQSPWQRLVKRMTRFFTKLDADGSYRALKEMCEKMGYGWKMSCTNQVTISTTDRRNNKLIFKVNLVEMESKILVDFRLSKGDGLEFKRHFLKIKAKLSDIVSTHKVWLPGT, encoded by the exons aTGGCGGTGCCCTTCGTGGAGGACTGGGACCTGGTGCAGACGCTGGGCGAAGGAGCCTACGGGGA GGTGCAGCTGGCCGTGAACCGCCGCACTGAGGAGGCCGTGGCCGTGAAAATCGTGGACATGAAGCGCGCGGCCGAGTGTCCGGAGAACATCAAGAAGGAAATCTGCATCAACAAGATGCTGAACCACGAGAACGTCGTCCGGTTCTACGGACACCGGCGGGAGGGGGCCACGCAGTACTTGTTCCTGGAGTACTGCCGCGGCGGAGAGCTCTTCGACCGCATCG AGCCGGATGTCGGGATGCCAGAGCCGGAGGCGCAGCGGTTCTTCCAGCAGCTGATTGCCGGCGTG GTGTACCTGCACAGCATTGGCATCACCCACCGCGACCTGAAGCCCGAGAACCTGCTGCTGGACGAGCGAG ACAACCTGAAGATCTCGGATTTCGGCCTGGCCACGGTGTTCCGGCACAACGGGCGGGAGCGGCTGCTGAACAAAATGTGCGGGACCCTGCCCTACGtggccccggagctgctgcgGCGCCCGGAATTCCGCGCCGAGCCCGTCGACGTCTGGGCCTGTGGTGTGGTGCTGACAGCCATGCTGGCCGGag agctgccctgggacCAGCCCAGCGACAGCTGCCAGGAGTACAGCGactggaaggagaggaaaacctACCTCCCACCTTGGAAGAAGATCGATTCGGCTCCCTTGG CGCTGCTGCACAAGATCCTCACGGAGAGCCCCACGGCGAGGATCACCATTCCCGACATCCAGAAGGACCGGTGGTACAGCAGACCCCTCAAAAAGG ATGCCAAGCGGGCTCGGCTCTCCTCAGGGGGGGTCGCCGACTCCCCTGGAGGCTTCTCCAAGCACATCCGATCCGACACAGACTTCTCACCGGTGAAGGGAGTACTGGG TGAGGACAAGGCAAGCTATTCCACGTCACAGCCGGAGCCCGGCACGGGCGGGATGCCTTGGGAGAGTGGCGCTGGAAGCATCGaccagctggtgcagggcttcAGCTTCTCACAGCCCGCCTGCCCCGAGCACATGCTGGTCAACAGCCAACTCCTGGGCACCCCAGGCTCCTCCCAg AGCCCGTGGCAGCGGCTGGTGAAGCGGATGACGCGGTTCTTCACCAAGCTGGACGCCGACGGCTCTTACCGTGCGCTGAAGGAGATGTGTGAGAAGATGGGCTACGGCTGGAAGATGAGCTGCACCAACCAG GTCACCATCTCGACCACGGACAGGAGGAACAACAAACTCATCTTCAAGGTGAACCTGGTGGAGATGGAGAGCAAGATTTTGGTGGATTTTCGCCTCTCCAAG GGCGACGGCCTGGAGTTCAAGAGGCATTTCCTGAAGATCAAGGCCAAGCTCAGCGACATCGTCAGCACCCACAAAGTCTGGCTGCCCGGCACCTGA